A region of the Dehalococcoidia bacterium genome:
AAACCGTGGGCTCGCCTACGACAGGCAAGGAAGACCGGATATCTCGGTCAACGAGTACACACAAGCCCTGGACCAGGATTCCGACTACATCGAGGCATATGTGAACCGCTCCAATGCCTTCAGAAGCACCGGTCAGTACGAGAAGGCGCTGGCGGATGCCAACAAGGCAATCGAATCGGGTCAGCATCTTGCGGTCGCATACAACGCCCGTGCATTAGCCAACCTTGGGCTGGGGAATGAAGGGCAGGCCCTATCGGACGCGACCGAAGCCATCAGGCAGGACGGAACTTACGCCTTGGCCTACTCCAACCGGGCGTACATCTACACAGGCCAGGGTCGCTACGACCTCGCGATATCAGACGCGACCAAAGCAATCGATCTGGACCCCGATTTGGCTGAAGCCTACTCAAACAGGGCTGAGGCCCACCTCAAGAGGGGAGACTACCCCGGCGTCATAGCGGACTCGACATCCGCCCTGTCCAGAGACCCTTCACTTACCGGAGCCTACCTCGGGCGTGCTCTCGCCTACCTTAACGAACAGGAGTACTCGAAGGCCCGGAGCGACGCAGAACAGGTCCTGCAACAGGCACCCGGCCAACTGTACGCAGTCTACGTGCGTGGAGCTGCGTCAATGGAGTTGACCGGTGGCATGGACGGCCGGGAAGACCTCGAGAGAGTCATCAGCGCGTCCAGGAGTCCAACGCTCGTCAACCTCGCCAGGCGCGCTCTTTCCCGATCCAATCAATAGACACAGCGCTCAACCCGACCAGGATGTCAGGGAACAGTCTTCTGTGTTAGGAAAAACGATGCTGGTCAGCCTATACTGAACCAGGATAAGACCAACACTTCAGACATACACACGACAGCGGCCGACTGGGCCGCCGAGGAGACTGCACATGGCACCGATTTCCAAGTACGTAAACGTAAACGGAGTCCGACTTCGATACCTCGACTGGGGGACGCGGGGGCTGCCGCCCATGGTCTGTCTGCACGGACACACCGGGCAGGCGCGCATCTGGGACGAGTTTGCCGAGGTGGTGCGAAACTCTTACCACGTGTACGCCGTAGACCAGCGAGGTCACGGCGAGTCCGCCCATGCGCTGGACGGCTACGCCCGTGACAGGTTCGTCGAAGACCTTGCCGCCTTCGTGGACGCCCTGGAGCTGGAGCGGTTCACACTCTCAGGCCTGTCCATGGGTGGCTGGCACTCGATGCTGTACACGGCCGAACATCCTGACCGGGTCGAGCGCATCGTGATGGTGGACATCGGCCCTGAGCCGTCTGAGGAAGCCGTTGCAGCCTCCGGCAGCCGACCGCTGACCCCGATGGCGTTCGATACCATCGAGGAGGCCGTTGCCTGGATGCGATCCGGCAACCCGTGGGCGTCCGATGCCAGGCTGCTGAAGGATGCCCAGCACAAGATGAAGCAGACTGATGACGGCCTGTGGACGTGGAAGGCCGACCACGACCTGTTCAACGTGCCACTTCCCGACATGTCGGACCCGGACCTCATCGGCAGGTACTGGAGCGCGCTGGACACCATTCCATGTCCAATACTGGAGGTACGGGGTTCCGAGAGTCCGCTGGTGTCCGACGCGGTACTGGACAGGATGAAGGCTGCGGCGACAGATCTCACCTCGGTGGATGTGGCCGACGCGGGTCACGTTGTCACCGTCGACAAGCCTCGCGAGTTCATTGCGGCAAGCCGCGAGTTCCTGGGAGTTTGAGGCTGACGAAATAACCGAATGCGACGACACATCCTCTACATAGCAGTTGTGGAGAGGAGACCTTCATAGAACCTGGTCACCCTGTCGGGAGCCGATACACAGAGGTGGGTGATGCCCTGCAGGTAGTAGTCAACTCCCTTTCACCCTCACCCCCGTATCAAGTACGGGGCAGGCTCCAACCCTCTCCCTGAGGGAGAGGGGGCTGGTAGGTTGAGCTTCGGGTCTGATGGTTAGTTTTACCTAGCCCTCATTGCATCGAAAAAAGGGAGTCATCCAATGGTCTCCGGGGAGCGGGTAGATGGCTGAATACGATTACGACATGGTGGTCATAGGATCCGGACCGGCGGGCCAGCGCGCTGCTGTGCAGGCCGCTAAGCTCGGAAAGCGCACTGCCATCGTCGAACGCCATGCCGAAATCGGCGGCGTCATGGTCAACTCAGGCACCATTCCCAGCAAGACACTCCGCGAAGCGGTAATATACCTGACCGGATACAGGGAACGTGGCATCTACGGTGAGTCGTACGCCGTCAAGGACGACATCACCATGAGCGACCTCATGATCCGCACCAATCACGTGATGCAGCAGAAGACCGACACGTTGCGCCACCAGCTGCTGCGGAACAGGGTTGAGCTGATCACCGCCGACGCATCGTTCATCGACTCCCACACACTGGCCCTCTCGGCAGTGGATGGGAGAGGCAGCCGTCCCATCACCGCAGACAAGGTAGTCGTCGCCGTTGGCACAACTGCAGCGAAGCCTGACTGGACCAACGTCGATGGCGAGCACATCCTGCTGAGCGACGACATACTCAATCTGCCCGAGCTTCCCAGAAGCCTGGCCATCATAGGCGGCGGCGTCATTGGCCTGGAGTACGGCAGCATATTCGCGACCCTCGGAATACGCGTTACGCTCATTGAGCGCGACTCGAGGCTGCTGGACTTCGTAGACTCCGAACTCATCGACACACTCGTGTACCACCTGCGTCAGAAGAGGGTGACGCTCCGGTTGAACGAAGAGGTCACCTGGATGGAGCCTTCCGACGATGAACGCGGCCAGCACGTCAGGATCAGGCTGGTCAGCGGCAAGCAGATTGTGAGCGATGCCGCGCTGTACAGCATCGGACGCACCGGCGCCACAGCGTCACTCGGGCTGGAAACGGTAGGCCTGGAGCCAGATGGCAGAGGCCGATTGACAGTGAACGACACCTACCAGACGTCCGTGGACAACATATACGCGGTCGGCGACGTAATCGGGTTCCCAAACCTGGCGTCGACCTCCGCGGAGCAGGGCCGTCTGGCGTCGTGCCACGCCTTTGGCCTACCCGCCAGGAGTGTCCCGGGCCTGTTTCCCTACGGGATCTACACCATCCCTGAAATCTCCATGGTGGGCAGGACCGAAGAGGACTTGACCGAGGACGTTGTTCCCTACGAAGTAGGCAGGGCGCAGTACCGGGAGATAGCGCGGGGCCAGATAATCGGAGACGACACGGGGCTGCTGAAGCTGCTGTTCCACGCCACCACACGCAAACTGCTTGGAGTGCACATCATCGGCGAGGGCGCGAGCGAGCTCATTCACATTGGACAGGCCGTGCTTGCATTCGAAGGTACTGTCGACTACTTCGTGGACGCGGTCTTCAACTACCCGACACTGGCGGAGTGCTACAAGACGGCCGCGTTGGACGGCATCAACCGGCTGGAAGCCTAATCTTCCCATCCTGCAAAGACCAAAAATCTGTTGCCCGACCGGGTAGTTGCCCATAGAATTAAGTCATAGATGGGCAGTTCACCCCGATACCCGCAGAACGAATAATTCAGGGCACCGCGGTCTTAGACACCTCGCCCCCTGATAGAAGAGAAGAAAGGAGGTCGTCCACATGGAGATACAGATTCAAGCCAGGAACATCGACCTCAACCCCAATGCCGAGCAGTACATCCAGAAGAAGTTCGATAGGCTTCAGCGACATCTGCCGAACCTCGACGATGCCAAATTAGAGGTGTCCATGACCCAGGCGCGGGCCACTCGCGACCGCGTCCAGGCTCAGATGACACTGAACATCTCCGGTTACACGCTTCGAGGACAGGACAGGGGAGTAAACCTGTTCGCTGCCGTCGACGCAGTCACGGACCTGGTTGACCGGCAGATCCGACGGTTCAAGGGAAAGGTGTACCACAGCGCGCAGGCCAGGAAGTCGCGCAGCGGTTTCAGGGACGTCCCGCCTGAGGCGATCATCGAGATGCCAGAAACCCTCGAGGAAGAAGAGGCGCTTGAAGAGATCGGCCAGGTAGTCCGCACCAAGCGACACTCCATGCCGCCGATGTCCGTCGAGGACGCCATCCTGCAGATGGAGATGCTGGGGCACAGCTTCTTCCTGTTCTTCAACATGGACTCTGACGAGTACAACGTCGCCTACCGGCGTCGCGACGGCGACTACGGCGTGATCGAGCCCGAGCTGGCCTAGGCCCCTTTGGCTGAGCAGAGATCAGGTCCGTACATCTGGGCCACATGGCTTTCGAAGGTGCTGGTCGGTGACATTTCCTGCGAGTGGGCATCGTGGTTCAAGGCCCACTACAAGGGCTACGAGCGGGTGCCCAGCACGTTCGACATGGTCACCTGGCAGATGAACCACACGTCGCTGCTGAACGAGGTCAGGGACAAGATCGAGGCAGATGGCGTCACTGTTCTCACCGAGAACCAGAGCTACTTCAACCTACGCGGTGGCTCCGGCACTGTCATCGGAGGCAAGCCAGACCTAGTCGCGCTGGGCCCCGACGACACCGGCACCATCTACGACATCAAGACAGGGCAGCCCCGAGCGTCGGACACCGCTCAGGTAATGATCTACATGTACGCGCTCCCGTACATCAACCAGTTCCGCGGGAGGCGTTTCCAGGGACGGCTGGTCTACAGGGACGACCGGGTGGTCGACATCCCGGCTGACAGCGTGAGCGACGCATTCAAGTCGGAGCTGTTCGCTCTGATCAGGCGGATCGCTGACTCTCAGCCTGCGCGCAGGGTACCGAGTGCGTTGGAGTGTGGGATGTGTGATCTAACTCCCAATGACTGCCCGGATAGGATTGATGCCGCGCCTGCGGAACAGATCGCGGAGGGTGGGGAGTTCTGAGAGGGGACCAGACCGTCGGAGTTCAAGTCTTCTCGCGCTAGCTGTCTATCACGGCTTCGCCGACGCGGAACTTCTCGATGCCCTTCCAGTCGTAGACGACGCCCAGACCCGGGCCTTCAGGGACATCCACGCAGCCGTTCTCGTCTACTGACTCCAGCTGGTCTGTGTAGCCACACGCGTACACTGGCGGACAGGAGATATTGGGCAGCTTCGGGTGGACGAGGCCCATCTCGTAGAAGTTCGAGTTGCGCATGGCGGCCATGCAGTGGCGCTGCGCAGGACCTGCAATGTGCAGCTCGACGTCCATGCCATAGCCCTCGGCTGAGTGAGCGATCTTCATGACGCCAGTTATACCGCCATCGTACTCCGGGTCGGCGCGCCAGAAGTCGGTCGCCTCGGCAGCGGCCATGTCTGCGTGCGCCTCGACCATGTGCAGGTGCTCGCCCTGGAGCAGCGGCGTCTTGAGCATCTTCCGAAGTTGTCGATGCGCGTAGAACGACACTCCACCGTCACGCATCGGGTCCTCGTACCAGTAGAAGTCGTTGTCGTCGCAGGCGCGTCCGACTGTCAGCGTGTCTCCGAATGTATCGTACACGCAGCACGGGTCGATCATCAGCGCCATCTTGCCGCCGACTCGTTTACCGACGGCGTTGACCGTCTCGACCTCGCGCGGAATCGACACGTCTCCCCACGAGTGGATCTTGAATCCCTGGTATCCCAGTTCCAGGCACTGCTCCGCAAAGTCGGCGTACGCTTCGGGACTGCTCAGGCCGTCAGGCTGTCTGTCAGCGTGAGAGGTGCTTGCGTATGAGGGCAGCTTCTTCCGGTAGCCGCCGAGCAGCTGGTAGATCGGCGAGTCGTGCAGCTTGCCCGCGAGGTCCCACAGTGCAATGTCCACGGGACCGATGCCCATCTTGTCCTGCTTGCGCAGGATCGACTTCGCCTGGTTGTAGAATAGCTCCCGCTGAAGCGCGTTCTTACCGATCAGGAAAGAGCCGAACTGCTGGATCTGCTCGAAGGTGCCCGGAGCGATGCTCATGTACTCGCCCGTGACACCTATGTCGGTGTCGATGCGTATGCCGAGCACGGACCGCCCTCCCCTGCCTCCGGGCTCGTAGAACGGCCCCATTGCGAAGCTGAGGTCGCTTCCCACGTCGTTGAGTGGGAACCGGTACCGCGTCAGCGTGATCTTCTGGATGATAGGGGTACTGCCCATGCTTTCTTCTCCTGCTGAGGTCAGCCCTGTCCGGCGCGTGCCTTGATTGCCACGGTGTGGTCCCAGGGGGTGATCCACTCGTCTTTGATCTCCATTCCCCAGCCGGGAGCGTCCGTTGGGGTGATGTAGCCGTCCTTGGGTACGGCGAGCCCCGGGATCGGCCAGACCTCGTCGAGCGGGATGCCGGGGTCGCTGCCCATCCAGAACTCGGCCATGGGCGACTCAGGCATGGCGATCGCGAAGTGCTGACCCCAGGGCGACGCGACCGCGGCGTGCGGGATCGTGATGATGCCTGCGGCCTCGCCGATCGTGTAAATCTTCAGCGCCTCGGAGAAGCCGCCGCACCACTTCATGTCGGGCTGAAGCACGTCTACGGCGCGGTGCTCGACGAGCTGCCTGAACGTCCAGCGGCCGTGATGGTCCTCGCCTGTTGCGAGAGGAATCCAATTGATCGCCTTTCGCAGCTCGATGTGTCCCTCGAGGTCTGTTGGTATCAGCGGCTCTTCGAGCCAGCGCAGTCCGTAGGGTCGCAGGCGCTCCGCGAGCCTGATTGCGAACTCGACGTTGAAACTCATCACGGGGTTGTACATGAGCTCAGCGTTGGGGCCTACCGCGTCCCGTGCCTTCGCGATGTGCTCCTCTACGAGGTTAATGCCGTCGATGCCCTCGTCGTAGTGCGCCGGGTTCGAGACCTTGAAGCACTTGAATCCCAGCTCCTGCGACCAGTCGAGGTCGTCGGAGGTGCAGTACACGAGAGCTTTGTCCCTGCACGGCCCTCCGATCAGCGAGTACACGGGCTGGCCGAGCAGCTTGCCCTTGAGGTCCCACAGCGCGAGGTCTACGCCGGACTGCGCGACGGTCGCGATGCCGCCCGCACCGAAGCGCTGCGTGGATCGCCACATCAGGTCGTTCAGGTACTCCAGCGCCAGGCAGTCTCGGCCCTCGAGCAACGGACCGAAGTGGTAGTCGACCAATGCTGCCGTCGGCTCTCCGAAGCTGCACTGACCCAGGCCCCACGTGCCGTCCTCGGCCGTCACCTGCACCCACACGTCTGCGCTTGTGTTCGCGCCCGCCATCTGACCGTGGAGTCTCGGGAACTCAGGGTACTTGTTGATCGGCAGCGCGCGCCGTGCATGCGTGTTCCAGTTCGGCCTGCGAGACTCCGACTTCGGCGGCGTCCTCGGGATGTTCAGCTCGACCGCCCTTACCTCTTTGATCTTCAACGTTCTAGTCCTCTCTAATCAGAATTGTCTGCCGCATTCAGGAACGCCACGGCCGCGTCCGGGTCTATCAGGGGATAGACGTCGAACTCGGCGGGTATCATCTCCGCCCACTCCGTCAGCAGCATGTGAAGGGTCTCGTTGGAGTCGACGTCGAACAGCGCGACTGCTCCCCGTCCGGTGCGCGCGAAAAAGAAGCGCGCGAGTCCTCGATCCAGCTTGTCCTGAGACCACGGCCAGTACAGCTTTCGCTGCTCCCGCACCTCCGACGGTCGTGTCGGCAGCGGTGTGCTTATCGCAAGAAACAGCATCGTTACTCTCCCTTTCGTTTGCAGGAAAGATAGTATCATGTTCCCTAGCGCAGGCCGGGGATGGGGAGTGATGAGCTTGGGTAGGTTGTGGATTGAGATTTCACCCTCACCCTAGCCCTCTCCCTGAGGGAGAGGGGACGTCATGTTCTCACACCATATGCCCAATGTACTGTTTCCGACTCAAATGACCAAGACTTCAAGGAGACGATGACAATGCCCGGAAAGTTGACCGACAAAGTAGCGATAGTCACAGGTGGAAACAGCGGAATCGGGGAGGCCACGGTGCACCTCTTTGCCCGGGAAGGCGCGAAGGTCGCCATCCTTGCGCGGAGGGAGAACGAGGGGCACGCCGTCGAGTCCGCAGTCAAAGACAACGGTGGTGAGGCCACCTTCATAAGCTGCGACGTTTCCGACCGTCAGCAGGTGGACGCCGCCGTGCAGGCCGTCGTCGATGCCTACGGGGGTGTCGACGTGCTGTTCAACAACGCTGGCGGTGGTGGCCCAGGCAACTTCCCCGACGAGCCGGACGACATCTGGGACCGTGTGCTGACGGTCAACCTGACCGGCACGTTCTACATGTGCCGCGCCGTGTGGCCTCACATGATCGCCGGAGGCGGAGGGCGGATCGTCAACATGTCCTCGGTTGCAGCGCAGCGCGGATTCAGCAAGAAGATGTACGACCTCGTCGGGCGTGGCCCGTCAGCCTCGTACTACGCAGCGAAGGCCGGAGTCGATGCTCTAACGCGCTACGTCGCCGGTATGGGCGGCCAGCACAACATCCGCGTGAACGGCGTGAGACCCGGGCAGATCATCACCCCCGCTGTCGATACTGGCGGCGGGCACCACAGCCTGGAGGCGATGTTCGACTTCATCCAGATCCTCGACAGCAAGGGATACCCCGAGGACGTTGCCAACACTGTGCTGTTCCTAGTGAGCGACGAGGCGCGGTTCATAACCGGTGAGATAGTCAACGTGGACGGTGGGATGCCGGGCAAGCTTTAGAATTCTGTCGGAAACTGTGTCAGTATGGTAGGCAGTGTTTTCACCCTCACCCCAACCCTCTCCCCCGTATCAAGTACGGGGCAGGCTCTGAGGGAGAGGGGGTCCGTTGGCTGGTAATTGTGCTTGTATGTACACCCTGACTTACACCTTTCAGCGCTCAGGGAGAGGGGGATTTGCGCTGGTCTCATTTCGTGGGAATGACGGGTAGGAATTCTGATGAGTCACTATGCCAGAGCTCAACGGTAAGGTAGCCATCGTCACAGGCGCGGGTCGTCTCAAGGGGATCGGGAGAGCGGCGGCGGTCGCACTTGCACGGCTGGGAGCCGATGTCGTCATCACGGGCACCGGGCGAGACCCCTCGACGTTCCCTGACTACGAGCGGGAGATTGGCTGGCGAGACGTGGAGTCCGTGGCTGAGCTAATTAGGGAAGAGGGCCGTAAAGCGCTCCCTCTCGTCGTGGATGTGACCGACGAAGCGCAGGTCGTGCGTATGGTTGAGCAGACCGTAAGCGAGTTCGGCAGGGTCGACATCCTGGTGAACAACGCCGCTCATGGTGTGGGCGCGGACAGGATACCTATCGTGGAACTGGAACCTGCGGTTTTTGATCTCGTAGTCGACGTGAAGGTTCGCGGCACGTATCTCTGCACAAGGGCTGCCGTCACGCAGATGATCGAGCAGGGTGACGGTGGCAAGATCGTCAACATCGCGTCGGTCGCAGGAAAGCGCGGTAGCGCAAACACGCTCGCCTACAACGCCGCCAACTTTGCTGTCGTTGGGATGACGCAGTCGTCGGCCCGTGAGTTGGGTCCGCATGGCATAAACGTGAACTGTGTCTGTCCAGGACTCGTCCAGACCCACCGTGGGGATGTGTTCATGGACGTCTTCGACCGGACCTGGGAGCAGACGGCTGAGTCAGTGCCAATCGGCCGCAATGGGACGGATAAGGAACTCGGGGACTTCGTGGCTTATCTGTGTACTGAGGCGGCATCGTGGATTCACGGCCAGTCCATTAACGTCGATGGCGGCGTGATGATGGAGCACTAGCTACGGGCGCACGCTGGTTTCACCCTCACCCTGAGGTTGCTTACAAGAATAGGTAAACACAACTCGTTCGTTCCTGGATCAAGTCCGGGACGGGCTCTGAGCTTGTCGAAGGACACCCCGGGCCCCTGGATTCCGGCCTCCGCCGGAATGACGAACTGCGGGAATCTAGACCTATGGCCGTACACCGTACTTGGGCTTTGGACCGAGGTTGCGCTTGAGCACTGACTGGGATGCTTCGACCAGCATGGACAGGAAGGGGCGCGTGTCTCTTGGGTCGATCATCTTTTCGATGTCGAACGCCTCGGCCACGAGGTATGGCGATCTGAACTTGTTCAGCGTCGCCTCAAGCTCCGCGCGTCGTGCCGCTGGGTCAGGTGAGTTGGCGATGTCTCTGCGATAGGCTGCTTCGACTCCGCCCTCTACGGGTATCGAGCCCCAGTCCCCTGACGGCCACCCCAGCCTGAGGTTGACCGGAACCGAGCTTCCTGTGGCTGCGGCCGCGAGTCCGAACGCCTTTCGCACGTGGAGTTGGATTACCGGCACCGTGAGCTGCACGTTCGCCATCAGCGTGCGCATCCCGTGCCTGATTGTGCCCTGGAGCTCGGCCTTGCTGCCCACCATGAACCCGGGCACGTCGTTGAACAGCACGATCGGGATGTTGAATGTGTCGCAAACGTCCAGGAAGTGGGTCTGCTTGTTCGCTCCGTCGGCGTCGATCGCTCCCGCAAGGTACCTTGGATCGTTTGCGGCGACTCCGATAACGTAGCCGTTCACCCTGGCGAACCCGGTGATCGCAGTCTTGCCCCAGTGCGGACGTATCTCGAAGAAGCTGCCCTTATCGACCACGTGCCCGATCAGTTTGCGCATGTCGTAGCCGCGCCTGGTATTGCGGGGGATGATGTCGGCCAACTCCTCGTCACGCCGGTTGGGGTCGTCGCTCGGAGCAGCTCGTGGAGGCATCTCCCAGACGTTCTGAGGCATGTAGCTCAGGTACTGGCGCACTCTATCGAACAGATCCTCCTCGCTCTCGGCCTCGTCGTGTACCGCGCCGCTCTGGTGTACGTGAACATGTGAGCCGCCCAGCGACTCCTTGTCGATCTCCTCAGAGATGGCGCGGCGCACCACGGGTGGACCGCCAGGGAATATCTGGCTTGAGCCCTTCACCATGATCGTCCAGTGAGCGAGCATGGCGCGACCTGCGGGGCGACCCGCTACAGACCCGACAATCGCGGAGACCACCGGCACCTTGCCTAGCAGTTCTACCTCGCCGGTGAAGTCGTCAGAGCTTGGGAGGTGTCCCCCTTGGGCGTACTGCACTCCGCGCACACTCGCGCCGGCGCCGTCGGCCATGTAGATGAGCGGGACGCCGTACTCCAGCGCAAAGCTGTCCGCCCAACTGTTGTTCTTGCGCCGTCTGCGCTCCGGCCCGACGGCTGTGCCGCCCCGGACAGTAAAGTCCTCGCCGCCTACGACTACCAGTTGGCCGTCTATTCTGCCCAGTCCTGTCACGTATGGCATGGGCGTGAACCCGATGAGATTGCGGTCCTCGTCGTACTCGCCGTACCCTGCCAACTCGCCGATCTCGAAGAACGTGTCCTTGTCGAGAAGGGTGTTGATTCGTTCCCGGACCGTCAGCTTGCCCTCAGAGTGCTGCCGCTCTATGCGTTCCTTGCCACCCATCTGCATGGCAAGAGACCTGCGGTACTCAAGCTCATCGATCTCAGGCTGCCAGACCATTTCTTTTTCTCCTTAAGTGAAGTGGCCTTCACTCCTCATCCAAGTTGCCCCATCAATCCGGTACTATACCGGCCCCGAAGGAAGTCGGGATGCCTGAGAGCTTTCTGCAGAGCTGGGACGTTGCATTTCACCCCGTCGACCCGCGTCTCGGATAGAGCCTTCTCCATAAGGGAGATGGAGTCGTTGCGGGTGGCTCCCCAGGCGATCAGCTTGGCCAGGAGCGGGTCGAAGTGGGACGATACCTCGTCGCCCTCACGGAATCCGGCCTCCACTCTCAGATCGTTCACCTGTGGAAGTCTGAAGGTATCGAGTGTTCCCGGCGATGGTATGAACGTCTCGGGGTCCTCGGCGTAGATGCGGCACTGGATGGCGTGGCCGTTCACAGGCTCTTCTACAATGGAGATGCTATCCCCGGACGCGATCCTGAGCTGCTGCTCGACGATATCGACGCCGGTGACCATCTCAGTCGGACCGTGCTCGACCTGTATCCGCGCGTTAGCCTCGATGAAGTAGGGTCTGTCGTCAGCGTCCACGATGAACTCGAAGGTGCCGACGTTCGTGTAGCCGATCTCACGCGCCGCAAGCATCGACGCCGAGATAAGACGCTCCCTGGTTGAGTCGGTTATGGAGGGCGAGCCTGCCTCCTCGATCACCTTCTGGTGGCGTCTCTGAGCCGAGCATTCCCGCTCCCACAGATGCGTGACTGTCCCGTCGATGTCGGCGACAATCTGCACCTCGACGTGTCGTGCGTCAGGCACGTAGCGTTCGAGATAGATGTCCTGGCTGCCGAAGGCGCGACGCGACGACGAGCGCGTCCGTCGTACAGTTCGCTCGAGTCGCCCGGGATCCTCGACCATGTTCATCCCGATACCGCCTCCGCCTTCACTCGCCTTGATCATCAGCGGGTAGCCTATTAGCTCAGCGTGGGATGCGAGATCGGGGTCGCCCCCCGCTTTCTCGGGGGCAGGCTCAATGTCAATCTCCGTCCCCGGCAGCACAGGGACACCATACTCAGCGAGCCGTCGCCTTGCCTCGCGCTTGTTCCCGGCCAGACTGATCGCCTCCGGCGAGGGGCCGACGAACACGATACCGGCGTTCTCGCTTGCCCGTGCGAAGTCAGGATTCTCGGACAGGAAGCCGTAGCCAGGATGTATGGCCTCTGCGCCTGTATCGGCAGCGGCCTGGATCACGGCGCTGATGTCCAGGTATCCAGCTACAGGGCCCGCCTCATCCGGCAGTGCCACCGCCTCGTCGGCAAGCTCTGCGTGAAGGGGATTCCCCTCGGACGGGGAGTAGACCGCCACAGTGTTGACGCCAAGGCGTCGACAGGTTCGGATCACCCGACACGCGATAGCGCTCCTGTTAGCTA
Encoded here:
- a CDS encoding tetratricopeptide repeat protein translates to MLTAVACTQSQETFETSDEYVAEGLSAYERGELDRALHMYDRALQLDPDNAWTLAGRSVIHLQKPETYDDAIVDATRAIELDPSLARAYVNRATALVDMGHSEYARVAVMSKITSRPGTAWTLPPEERVERAIADATRAVELDPNMPDAYFVRAHAQMDVGRSDMAVDDFSHVLDSDPTLYVKVMAYVHRSQAHRNIGNLAWAIDDATKAMELAQELSDNFGDEPRLVTWHGFDADAIEATAFTNRGLAYDRQGRPDISVNEYTQALDQDSDYIEAYVNRSNAFRSTGQYEKALADANKAIESGQHLAVAYNARALANLGLGNEGQALSDATEAIRQDGTYALAYSNRAYIYTGQGRYDLAISDATKAIDLDPDLAEAYSNRAEAHLKRGDYPGVIADSTSALSRDPSLTGAYLGRALAYLNEQEYSKARSDAEQVLQQAPGQLYAVYVRGAASMELTGGMDGREDLERVISASRSPTLVNLARRALSRSNQ
- a CDS encoding alpha/beta hydrolase: MAPISKYVNVNGVRLRYLDWGTRGLPPMVCLHGHTGQARIWDEFAEVVRNSYHVYAVDQRGHGESAHALDGYARDRFVEDLAAFVDALELERFTLSGLSMGGWHSMLYTAEHPDRVERIVMVDIGPEPSEEAVAASGSRPLTPMAFDTIEEAVAWMRSGNPWASDARLLKDAQHKMKQTDDGLWTWKADHDLFNVPLPDMSDPDLIGRYWSALDTIPCPILEVRGSESPLVSDAVLDRMKAAATDLTSVDVADAGHVVTVDKPREFIAASREFLGV
- the sthA gene encoding Si-specific NAD(P)(+) transhydrogenase, whose translation is MAEYDYDMVVIGSGPAGQRAAVQAAKLGKRTAIVERHAEIGGVMVNSGTIPSKTLREAVIYLTGYRERGIYGESYAVKDDITMSDLMIRTNHVMQQKTDTLRHQLLRNRVELITADASFIDSHTLALSAVDGRGSRPITADKVVVAVGTTAAKPDWTNVDGEHILLSDDILNLPELPRSLAIIGGGVIGLEYGSIFATLGIRVTLIERDSRLLDFVDSELIDTLVYHLRQKRVTLRLNEEVTWMEPSDDERGQHVRIRLVSGKQIVSDAALYSIGRTGATASLGLETVGLEPDGRGRLTVNDTYQTSVDNIYAVGDVIGFPNLASTSAEQGRLASCHAFGLPARSVPGLFPYGIYTIPEISMVGRTEEDLTEDVVPYEVGRAQYREIARGQIIGDDTGLLKLLFHATTRKLLGVHIIGEGASELIHIGQAVLAFEGTVDYFVDAVFNYPTLAECYKTAALDGINRLEA
- the raiA gene encoding ribosome-associated translation inhibitor RaiA gives rise to the protein MEIQIQARNIDLNPNAEQYIQKKFDRLQRHLPNLDDAKLEVSMTQARATRDRVQAQMTLNISGYTLRGQDRGVNLFAAVDAVTDLVDRQIRRFKGKVYHSAQARKSRSGFRDVPPEAIIEMPETLEEEEALEEIGQVVRTKRHSMPPMSVEDAILQMEMLGHSFFLFFNMDSDEYNVAYRRRDGDYGVIEPELA
- a CDS encoding PD-(D/E)XK nuclease family protein, whose product is MAEQRSGPYIWATWLSKVLVGDISCEWASWFKAHYKGYERVPSTFDMVTWQMNHTSLLNEVRDKIEADGVTVLTENQSYFNLRGGSGTVIGGKPDLVALGPDDTGTIYDIKTGQPRASDTAQVMIYMYALPYINQFRGRRFQGRLVYRDDRVVDIPADSVSDAFKSELFALIRRIADSQPARRVPSALECGMCDLTPNDCPDRIDAAPAEQIAEGGEF
- a CDS encoding mandelate racemase, whose translation is MGSTPIIQKITLTRYRFPLNDVGSDLSFAMGPFYEPGGRGGRSVLGIRIDTDIGVTGEYMSIAPGTFEQIQQFGSFLIGKNALQRELFYNQAKSILRKQDKMGIGPVDIALWDLAGKLHDSPIYQLLGGYRKKLPSYASTSHADRQPDGLSSPEAYADFAEQCLELGYQGFKIHSWGDVSIPREVETVNAVGKRVGGKMALMIDPCCVYDTFGDTLTVGRACDDNDFYWYEDPMRDGGVSFYAHRQLRKMLKTPLLQGEHLHMVEAHADMAAAEATDFWRADPEYDGGITGVMKIAHSAEGYGMDVELHIAGPAQRHCMAAMRNSNFYEMGLVHPKLPNISCPPVYACGYTDQLESVDENGCVDVPEGPGLGVVYDWKGIEKFRVGEAVIDS
- a CDS encoding SDR family oxidoreductase, with amino-acid sequence MPGKLTDKVAIVTGGNSGIGEATVHLFAREGAKVAILARRENEGHAVESAVKDNGGEATFISCDVSDRQQVDAAVQAVVDAYGGVDVLFNNAGGGGPGNFPDEPDDIWDRVLTVNLTGTFYMCRAVWPHMIAGGGGRIVNMSSVAAQRGFSKKMYDLVGRGPSASYYAAKAGVDALTRYVAGMGGQHNIRVNGVRPGQIITPAVDTGGGHHSLEAMFDFIQILDSKGYPEDVANTVLFLVSDEARFITGEIVNVDGGMPGKL
- a CDS encoding glucose 1-dehydrogenase → MPELNGKVAIVTGAGRLKGIGRAAAVALARLGADVVITGTGRDPSTFPDYEREIGWRDVESVAELIREEGRKALPLVVDVTDEAQVVRMVEQTVSEFGRVDILVNNAAHGVGADRIPIVELEPAVFDLVVDVKVRGTYLCTRAAVTQMIEQGDGGKIVNIASVAGKRGSANTLAYNAANFAVVGMTQSSARELGPHGINVNCVCPGLVQTHRGDVFMDVFDRTWEQTAESVPIGRNGTDKELGDFVAYLCTEAASWIHGQSINVDGGVMMEH